The genomic stretch GCGCCTCAACGCCGCCAGGGACAGCACCGCCAAGCCAGCTCCGGCGCCGGCCGTGGGAGGGGAGGAGGGTTCGGCCAATGCTGCGCCGCCACCTGCGGATCAGCACGTGCCTATCCCGGCGCGGTTTCCTGTGTTCGGGTGCCAGCTGCTCGACCTCGACGGAGCCGGCGGCGGCATGTCATCTGCCGGCAGCGGCAGTGGCGAGAGTCCCCAGTCGTCGACTACTACTAGCACGCAGCAGAACACCGGAGACGAGAGCGAGGCCAGCGTCGGCGGCAACagtagcggcggcggcggcggtgacgaCATCAACATGATCCATTTCCTCTCGTTCGATGATCTGGATTATTATCCCGGGGATTTGCTCATGGATGTGCCGGGCGCCATGGACGCATGGGAGAGCGAACTCTACTCTGCGAATTCGATGATGAGCTCTCTCTGTTGATCCAGTGCCAATAATTGCATAGCACAACCATTGTCTTGTTCCCGCCAATCATATATA from Sorghum bicolor cultivar BTx623 chromosome 3, Sorghum_bicolor_NCBIv3, whole genome shotgun sequence encodes the following:
- the LOC110434077 gene encoding transcription factor MYB82-like; its protein translation is MVRKPIHADAGANGTEANKERKGLWSPEEDERLFTQITYHGVSTWSSVAQLAGLRRSGKSCRLRWMNYLRPDLKKEPISKREEETIISLQQSLGNRWSTIAARMPGRTDNEIKNYWNSRIRKRLNAARDSTAKPAPAPAVGGEEGSANAAPPPADQHVPIPARFPVFGCQLLDLDGAGGGMSSAGSGSGESPQSSTTTSTQQNTGDESEASVGGNSSGGGGGDDINMIHFLSFDDLDYYPGDLLMDVPGAMDAWESELYSANSMMSSLC